In Archangium violaceum, the following are encoded in one genomic region:
- a CDS encoding 16S rRNA (uracil(1498)-N(3))-methyltransferase — MVRLFVPLPEPTPSEVTLTGERRHYLVHVLRLGEGASLEVFDGAGRSCQARVASVDADAVRLELGEARHAPPRRQVHILQGLPKGDKLEWVLQKGTELGATAFHPVAAARSVVKLEPKRAEERTARWAKIVEEAARQCRRDDVPVVHPPRPMVEAARALAPGTTLLVLDEEESAVPLGEAFRSSAPGSPVALVVGPEGGLAREEVQALRALGGRPVTLGRLILRTETAALAALAVMAHLDGELG, encoded by the coding sequence GTGGTCCGACTCTTCGTCCCGCTCCCGGAGCCCACCCCCTCCGAGGTGACGCTCACCGGCGAGCGGCGTCACTACCTCGTCCACGTCCTGCGGCTCGGCGAGGGCGCCTCGCTCGAGGTCTTCGACGGCGCGGGCCGCTCCTGCCAGGCGCGCGTGGCCTCGGTGGACGCGGACGCGGTGCGCCTGGAGCTCGGCGAGGCCCGGCACGCTCCACCCCGGCGCCAGGTGCACATCCTCCAAGGGCTCCCCAAGGGCGACAAGCTGGAGTGGGTGCTGCAGAAGGGCACCGAGCTGGGCGCCACCGCCTTCCACCCCGTGGCCGCCGCGCGCAGCGTGGTCAAGCTCGAGCCCAAACGCGCCGAGGAGCGCACCGCCCGGTGGGCGAAGATCGTCGAGGAGGCCGCCCGCCAGTGCCGGCGCGATGACGTGCCCGTCGTCCACCCCCCTCGCCCGATGGTGGAGGCGGCACGCGCGCTCGCCCCGGGCACCACCCTGCTGGTGCTCGACGAGGAGGAGTCCGCCGTCCCCCTGGGCGAGGCCTTCCGGAGCAGCGCCCCCGGCTCCCCCGTCGCCCTCGTGGTGGGCCCCGAGGGCGGACTGGCCCGCGAGGAAGTCCAGGCACTCCGGGCGCTCGGTGGACGTCCCGTCACCCTGGGCCGGCTCAT
- a CDS encoding endonuclease/exonuclease/phosphatase family protein, which yields MPGQALSRLLDRLPFGRNVIDGVPVAPPQHLPHREPTRVFQGFDPLPPADGPRQLGTGDTLLVHHPQPRPTRDHLLRVMTYNILLGGTHRQLLERYFIELETSGRMPDVIALQEASQPTAMELARDYGFHVAYHGRDIGGPVVNGKAILSRHPILEAAHYTYAFPEEARAAAIARQGFVGELDEDRGALFTLLQVFGQTVALYCVHHTLGDSGINAGQLWQLQAVLHSRDGVPSIALGDFNANINVKHHYSLLPNPLRKHEPTETVKDYESRYGDVHPSVGDWGVGNIADVRVRRALHALEHELPDPLHRARERRVRLPDGTLLSPEEAREMLVAGKVPKGSPQWLRLQDVADLSTLNALPDGTGVPPATGKRFDTFFASRQLEPLLLEVDHSTEASDHLPSFADFQLRDTRH from the coding sequence ATGCCAGGACAGGCCCTCTCGCGACTATTGGATCGCCTCCCCTTCGGGAGGAATGTCATCGACGGAGTCCCCGTCGCTCCACCCCAGCACCTGCCGCACCGCGAACCCACCCGGGTCTTCCAGGGGTTCGACCCGCTGCCACCGGCGGACGGTCCGCGCCAGCTCGGGACGGGCGACACGCTGCTGGTGCACCACCCCCAGCCGCGCCCGACCCGCGACCACCTTCTCCGGGTGATGACGTACAACATCCTCCTGGGTGGAACGCACCGGCAGTTGCTGGAGCGCTACTTCATCGAGCTGGAGACGAGCGGCCGGATGCCGGACGTCATCGCTCTCCAGGAGGCCAGCCAGCCCACCGCCATGGAGCTCGCGCGCGACTACGGCTTCCACGTCGCCTACCACGGCCGCGACATCGGCGGCCCCGTGGTGAACGGCAAGGCCATCCTCAGCCGCCACCCCATCCTCGAGGCCGCGCACTACACCTACGCCTTCCCCGAGGAGGCACGCGCGGCGGCCATCGCCCGCCAGGGCTTCGTGGGCGAGCTGGACGAGGACCGGGGCGCCCTCTTCACGCTGCTCCAGGTGTTCGGCCAGACGGTGGCCCTCTACTGCGTGCACCACACCCTGGGCGACAGCGGCATCAACGCCGGCCAGCTCTGGCAGCTCCAGGCCGTCCTCCACTCCCGCGACGGCGTGCCCTCCATCGCCCTGGGCGACTTCAACGCCAACATCAACGTCAAACACCACTACTCGCTGCTGCCCAACCCCCTGCGCAAGCACGAACCCACCGAGACGGTGAAGGACTACGAGTCCCGCTACGGCGACGTGCACCCCAGCGTGGGCGACTGGGGCGTGGGCAACATCGCCGACGTGCGCGTGCGCCGCGCCCTCCACGCGCTCGAGCACGAGCTGCCGGATCCGCTCCACCGCGCCCGCGAGCGGCGCGTGCGGCTGCCGGACGGCACCTTGCTGAGTCCGGAGGAGGCCCGCGAGATGCTCGTGGCCGGCAAGGTGCCCAAGGGCTCCCCGCAGTGGCTGCGGCTCCAGGACGTGGCGGACCTGTCCACCCTCAACGCCCTGCCCGACGGCACGGGCGTACCCCCCGCCACCGGCAAGCGCTTCGACACCTTCTTCGCCTCCCGCCAGCTCGAGCCCTTGCTGCTGGAGGTGGACCACTCCACCGAGGCCTCCGACCACCTGCCCTCCTTCGCCGACTTCCAGCTGCGCGACACCCGCCACTGA